In one Primulina huaijiensis isolate GDHJ02 unplaced genomic scaffold, ASM1229523v2 scaffold42149, whole genome shotgun sequence genomic region, the following are encoded:
- the LOC140969507 gene encoding putative receptor-like protein kinase At5g39000 has product MNLYLISVALPIFLSLLTIFAVATASYNPAYLTGDISVNCGSTGSSVAIDGREWHGDVNTEVDSWIQMKGSSSRSSIMSQLIAPADPVPYKTAQISRSKFSYSFQVNPGLKLIRLHFNPTRYRGFKMSKDLFTVESRAFILLGNFSASLTADALGVNTFVKEFCINIEENQILDLVFTSASSRPQDGIYAFINGIEIISVPKDLSYFHGVDLGALVFGQKAMVYIDNSTALEMIYKLNILQDSILSADDSDQMIGIGETIPTQKRHGAKTSAWKISVDVGFRYLVRIHFSKSRLKMAESRHKKFEFLINHMIANIDADTRTDSNGNGIILYRNYILVMKGYKQDGKRDLLISLQSSDESIDREWPPLEGFEIFKLSNPDNSLACPNQLPTAQDLQSGTLHNFVSVLGYSNAVATAAICVIVLVNIIVHRLRQFWENNLTTNEDKQSVKGERLCLRFSLAEIRAATLNFNDELVIGNGGFGTVYKGLLNDGGDIVAIKRLRLNSKQGEHEFWREIETLTELRHRNLVSLIGYCNEHHEMILVYDYMPGGTLADHLYKKADDSNNSPSLSWNQRLSICIGASRGLDYLHTGHGIIHRDVKSSNILLDENFVAKISDFGLAKSEPKNMLHSYVSTNVKGTFGYFDPHYFRTRKLTRKSDTYAFGVVLLEVLCGRPALDPRVEEDKQSLTIWAREKISEGELEMIISSDLRGDISLDSLKAFVKVIESCLNDEPKRRPTMAQVVLQLESALKQHDSSRQVTDEKDVSDVFPYADQIISSTSTENLTTTSISELNISSSSKEQNIVNAKLTSREKFIRSITRQPRFWQWDVLWKQAKRSPKNKLEVSISRQNKLLMKKRISLLKEYATGIKATELDWATVEFATHRFSHSNMIGKGIGGVYYKAVLPSRQVIAVKRSSLSEYGHNEFKLEIYLLSELQHPNLTKLLGYTIHGEETILAYEFKAETSLHAVLFGREQLPWTQRFKIIRGIAEGVLFLHQDSELRKLYSDLEPHNIILDTEMNPKISFDFENKPGKDLPLVLFDDESYMGNDHASASVECNPSRQISVSSDIHSFGVMVLEIVSGMKHRRSSKEGLDLIAYARKLWSEEKPLYLMEASTWVSGFSQEEVLRCIRIGLLCTQRQPKYRPMMPLVLRSLQGYHELQLELKETALQKTIHSTSSRIHK; this is encoded by the exons atgaatctttatctgatTTCAGTTGCTCTCCCAATATTTCTCTCCCTTCTTACTATATTTGCAGTTGCAACAGCAAGCTATAACCCGGCTTACCTTACGGGAGATATTTCTGTAAATTGTGGCTCGACTGGAAGTTCAGTAGCAATCGATGGCAGGGAATGGCATGGAGATGTTAACACGGAAGTCGATTCTTGGATACAAATGAAGGGATCGTCATCTAGATCAAGTATCATGAGCCAGTTAATAGCGCCTGCCGATCCAGTGCCCTACAAAACAGCACAAATCTCTCGTTCCAAGTTCTCATATTCATTCCAGGTCAATCCAGGTCTGAAATTGATTCGACTTCACTTTAATCCGACTCGGTACAGAGGGTTTAAAATGTCAAAAGACCTGTTCACTGTCGAATCCCGAGCCTTCATTTTGCTTGGTAACTTTAGTGCTTCACTCACTGCTGATGCTCTAGGTGTGAATACTTTTGTCAAGGAATTCTGcataaacatagaagaaaatcAAATACTGGATCTTGTTTTCACTTCTGCAAGTAGCCGACCACAAGATGGGATTTATGCTTTTATAAATGGCATTGAGATAATCTCGGTGCCTAAAGATCTTTCTTACTTTCATGGTGTAGATCTTGGAGCACTAGTTTTTGGACAGAAGGCTATGGTATACATCGATAACAGCACTGCACTCGAAATGATTTATAAACTAAATATCCTACAGGATTCTATTCTATCAGCAGATGATTCGGACCAGATGATTGGTATCGGGGAGACTATACCAACACAAAAACGACACGGAGCAAAAACTAGCGCTTGGAAAATATCTGTAGACGTGGGGTTTCGGTACTTGGTAAGGATTCATTTCTCCAAGTCAAGGCTCAAGATGGCAGAAAGTcgtcacaagaaatttgaattcCTCATTAACCACATGATTGCCAATATTGATGCTGATACAAGGACAGATAGTAATGGTAATGGCATCATCTTGTATAGGAACTACATTTTGGTGATGAAGGGATACAAACAAGACGGTAAACGTGATTTGTTGATCTCCTTGCAATCCAGTGATGAATCCATTGACAGAGAGTGGCCGCCCCTTGAAGGATTTGAAATATTCAAGTTGAGCAATCCTGATAATAGTCTTGCCTGTCCAAATCAATTGCCTACAGCACAAGATTTGCAATCCGGGACTCTCCATAATTTTGTATCTGTTCTTGGCTACAGCAATGCAGTTGCAACTGCAGCCATATGTGTGATTGTTTTGGTGAACATCATTGTTCATAGATTAAGGCAATTTTGGGAAAATAATCTTACAACAAATGAAGACAAGCAATCAGTCAAGGGAGAACGACTCTGCCTTCGTTTTTCATTGGCAGAGATCCGTGCAGCCACGCTAAATTTCAATGATGAACTTGTAATTGGAAACGGTGGATTTGGCACAGTATATAAAGGACTTCTTAATGATGGGGGAGATATCGTTGCCATAAAGAGGTTAAGATTAAATTCCAAGCAAGGGGAGCACGAGTTTTGGAGAGAGATTGAAACACTTACTGAGCTTCGGCATCGTAATCTAGTCTCTTTGATTGGTTATTGCAATGAGCATCATGAAATGATTCTTGTTTATGATTACATGCCTGGTGGAACATTGGCTGACCACCTCTATAAAAAAGCTGATGACAGCAATAATTCACCTTCTCTGTCCTGGAATCAGAGACTTAGCATCTGCATCGGAGCCAGTCGAGGACTAGATTATCTTCACACAGGCCATGGAATAATACATCGTGACGTTAAGTCTTCAAACATCTTGCTGGATGAAAATTTCGTGGCTAAGATTTCGGATTTTGGCCTGGCTAAatctgaacccaaaaatatgCTGCACAGTTATGTCAGCACAAATGTTAAAGGCACATTTGGTTACTTTGACCCACATTATTTTAGAACTCGTAAACTAACAAGAAAAAGTGACACATATGCCTTTGGTGTGGTGTTATTGGAAGTATTATGTGGGAGACCGGCACTGGATCCAAGGGTTGAAGAAGATAAGCAGAGTCTAACCATATGGGCTCGAGAGAAGATTAGTGAAGGAGAACTAGAAATGATCATAAGTTCAGATCTGCGGGGGGATATCTCACTAGATAGCTTGAAGGCATTTGTGAAAGTTATTGAAAGTTGCTTAAACGATGAGCCAAAGAGACGGCCAACAATGGCTCAAGTTGTATTACAGCTTGAGTCAGCACTTAAGCAGCACGATAGCTCAAGACAAGTAACAGATGAGAAAGATGTTTCTGACGTCTTTCCCTATGCTGATCAAATTATATCATCAACGAGCACCGAGAATCTAACAACCACCTCCATTAGTGAGCTGAATATTTCATCTTCTTCAAAAGAACAAAACATCGTCAATGCTAAGCTGACATCCAGGGAAAAATTTATTAGATCAATAACAAGGCAGCCAAGATTTTGGCAATGGGATGTACTCTGGAAACAAGCAAAACGATCTCCCAAAAACAAATTGGAAGTCTCAATATCAA GACAAAACAAACTTCTTATGAAGAAGCGGATCAGTCTTCTAAAAGAATATGCAACTGGGATAAAAGCAACTGAGTTGGATTGGGCTACAGTCGAATTTGCCACCCATAGATTCTCCCATTCAAATATGATCGGTAAAGGTATAGGAGGTGTTTATTACAAG GCTGTGTTACCTTCAAGACAGGTAATTGCGGTTAAAAGGAGTTCCCTTTCAGAGTATGGACATAATGAGTTCAAACTTGAAATTTACTTACTATCCGAACTTCAGCACCCAAACCTCACAAAACTATTAGGATATACCATACATGGAGAAGAAACTATACTAGCATATGAGTTCAAGGCCGAGACGAGTCTACATGCCGTTTTATTTG GACGTGAACAGCTTCCTTGGACACAGCGCTTCAAAATTATCAGGGGGATTGCTGAAGGAGTTCTCTTTCTTCACCAAGATTCAGAGTTGAGAAAACTTTACAGTGACCTCGAACCCCACAATATTATATTGGACACCGAGATGAATCCTAAAATTTCATTCGATTTCGAAAACAAGCCTGGCAAAGATCTTCCCCTTGTGTTATTTGATGATGAAAG TTATATGGGCAATGATCATGCCTCCGCCTCCGTGGAATGCAATCCGAGCCGCCAAATATCAGTATCATCAGACATTCATAGCTTTGGAGTTATGGTGTTGGAGATAGTAAGTGGCATGAAACACCGCCGTAGTTCTAAGGAGGGCTTGGACCTAATTGCTTAT GCACGGAAACTGTGGAGTGAAGAGAAACCATTATATCTTATGGAAGCTTCGACGTGGGTATCAGGGTTTTCACAGGAGGAAGTTTTAAGATGCATTCGAATTGGTCTTTTATGCACCCAACGGCAACCAAAGTACCGACCAATGATGCCTCTTGTTCTTCGATCATTGCAAGGATATCATGAATTACAGTTGGAGCTTAAAGAGACAGCGCTACAAAAAACTATTCACTCCACAAGTAGTAGAATTCACAAATAG
- the LOC140969508 gene encoding uncharacterized protein: protein MAATFPLRLRNHLCSCQSSLILLHFRNSRFQFHSLRSITVSSNHFLLSWPLLVCRSHRWDSNAESYNRNDEVQASYGEFDDNTEQWTDVLRDYIDSIWILKVFRSFGWLLPPIILLLLFANGLKAFLMALALPIGQSTFAFALQRMQNSVKNKSKQITNTKRRPRTRASRKVKYEEARIWAGKKENHPWFSKNDVAQYNMDNEIANYGGWDELETGRHPNIGSSRSSAQKSSGSQAIDAEKSKLSWRSSESGTPLLVRLLVALFRF, encoded by the exons ATGGCGGCGACCTTTCCTCTCCGACTCCGGAATCACCTGTGTTCTTGCCAATCTTCTCTGATTCTGCTACATTTCAGAAATTCCCGTTTCCAGTTTCACTCTCTTCGTTCAATCACAGTATCCAGTAATCATTTCCTCCTCTCATGGCCACTGCTAGTTTGCAGGTCCCACCGCTGGGACTCCAACGCAGAATCTTACAACCGTAACGACGAAGTACAAGCATCATACGGTGAGTTTGATGACAACACGGAGCAGTGGACCGATGTTCTTCGAGATTATATCGATAGCATCTGGATTTTGAAG GTTTTTCGATCCTTTGGATGGTTGCTTCCacctataattttattattgttgtttgCAAATGGCCTTAAAGCTTTTCTCATGGCACTAGCACTTCCCATCGGACAGTCAACTTTCGCATTTGCATTACAGAGAATGCAAAATTCAGTGAAAAACAAATCAAAGCAAATCACTAATACAAAGAGAAGACCTCGCACTCGTGCATCAAGGAAAGTTAAATATGAAGAAGCTAGGATATGGGCTGGAAAGAAAGAAAATCACCCTTGGTTTTCGAAAAATGATGTTGCACAATATAACATGGACAATGAAATAGCTAATTATGGTGGTTGGGATGAGTTAGAAACTGGCAGGCATCCTAATATAGGGTCTTCGAGAAGTTCAGCTCAAAAATCAAGTGGATCTCAGGCTATTGATGCAGAGAAGAGTAAGTTGAGCTGGAGATCGAGTGAAAGTGGTACACCTTTATTGGTGAGGTTGTTGGTTGCCCTTTTCCGTTTTTGA